From the Halorhabdus utahensis DSM 12940 genome, one window contains:
- a CDS encoding SPFH domain-containing protein: MLGTIPLQLGGAELFPIVALVLLAIAVVTVWQMVVITDATEKKALTVLGEYRKLLEPGIAFVPPFVSATHTFDMRTQTLDVPRQEAITRDNSPVTADAVVYIKVMDAKKAYLEVDNYKRAVSNLAQTTLRAVLGDMELDDTLNKRQEINAKIRKELDEPTDEWGIRVESVEVREVNPSKDVQQAMEQQTSAERRRRAMILEAQGERRSAVEEAQGEKQSNIIRAQGEKQSQILEAQGDAISTVLRAKSAEAMGERAVIERGMETLEEIGKGESTKFVLPQELTSLVGRYGKHLTGSDVQTDGESALEGLDFDDETREMLGLDDIEKILGQIDQEAEVDVAEMEEQAQAVKSGKETADIRDPDEVIEEMDNEFNTDE; the protein is encoded by the coding sequence ATGCTCGGAACTATCCCGCTACAACTGGGGGGTGCAGAACTGTTCCCCATCGTCGCCCTCGTATTGTTGGCGATCGCCGTGGTGACCGTCTGGCAGATGGTGGTCATCACCGACGCCACGGAGAAGAAAGCCCTCACCGTCCTCGGAGAGTATCGAAAGCTGCTCGAACCCGGGATCGCGTTCGTCCCGCCGTTCGTTTCCGCGACCCACACGTTCGACATGCGGACACAGACGTTGGACGTGCCACGACAGGAGGCGATCACGCGTGACAACTCGCCGGTGACCGCCGACGCCGTCGTCTACATCAAGGTGATGGACGCAAAGAAGGCCTACCTCGAAGTCGACAACTACAAGCGCGCCGTCTCGAACCTCGCACAGACGACACTCCGTGCGGTGCTTGGCGACATGGAACTCGACGACACGCTCAACAAGCGCCAGGAGATCAACGCCAAGATCCGCAAGGAACTCGACGAACCCACCGACGAGTGGGGGATTCGCGTCGAGAGTGTGGAAGTTCGGGAAGTCAACCCGAGCAAAGACGTCCAACAGGCCATGGAGCAACAGACCTCCGCCGAGCGCCGTCGCCGTGCCATGATCCTCGAGGCGCAGGGTGAGCGTCGTTCCGCCGTCGAGGAGGCCCAGGGTGAGAAGCAATCGAACATCATCCGCGCCCAGGGTGAAAAGCAGAGCCAGATCCTCGAAGCACAGGGTGACGCCATCTCGACCGTGTTGCGCGCCAAATCCGCCGAAGCGATGGGCGAGCGCGCGGTCATCGAGCGTGGCATGGAGACCTTAGAGGAGATCGGCAAGGGCGAGTCGACGAAGTTCGTCCTGCCCCAGGAACTGACGTCGCTCGTCGGCCGGTACGGCAAGCACCTTACCGGCAGTGACGTCCAGACGGACGGCGAATCGGCCCTCGAAGGCCTCGACTTCGACGACGAGACCCGCGAGATGCTCGGCCTCGACGACATCGAGAAGATCCTCGGCCAGATCGACCAGGAGGCCGAGGTCGACGTCGCGGAGATGGAAGAGCAGGCCCAGGCGGTCAAATCCGGCAAGGAGACGGCCGATATCAGAGACCCCGACGAGGTCATCGAGGAGATGGACAACGAGTTCAACACGGACGAGTAA
- a CDS encoding NfeD family protein — MVTVLGADLSLLLLLVGALLVIGEAFAPGAHFIVLGIALLVAGLVGLALPPSLGIFAVVIMAGLVLGVGSMALYAYRQFDFYGGKGTGRTSDSDSLKGKTGRVTERVTGTGGEVKLDSGGFNPHYQARAFDEDIPEGEEVMVVDPGGGNVVTVESMATLSTDDIEAELDRGREETDETHADDAESPTRETSDGGVGEPTGEFDHETESA; from the coding sequence ATGGTAACCGTCCTGGGTGCTGACCTCTCGCTGCTGTTGCTGTTAGTGGGGGCGTTACTCGTCATCGGCGAAGCGTTCGCGCCAGGTGCACACTTCATTGTCCTCGGAATCGCGCTGCTGGTCGCGGGTCTCGTGGGACTTGCCTTGCCGCCGTCGCTCGGCATTTTCGCGGTCGTCATCATGGCCGGTCTCGTACTGGGTGTCGGGAGCATGGCACTGTACGCCTATCGCCAGTTCGACTTCTACGGTGGGAAAGGGACCGGCCGGACGAGCGATTCGGACTCGCTGAAAGGAAAAACCGGCCGGGTGACCGAGCGCGTCACCGGGACCGGAGGCGAGGTCAAACTCGACAGCGGTGGATTCAACCCGCATTATCAGGCGCGGGCGTTCGACGAGGACATTCCCGAAGGTGAAGAAGTCATGGTGGTGGATCCGGGCGGTGGCAACGTGGTCACCGTCGAATCCATGGCAACGTTGAGTACCGACGATATCGAAGCGGAACTCGACCGTGGCCGCGAGGAAACCGACGAGACACACGCAGACGACGCAGAATCGCCGACCCGCGAGACATCAGACGGGGGCGTCGGGGAGCCAACAGGCGAGTTCGATCACGAAACGGAGTCTGCCTGA
- a CDS encoding DUF7312 domain-containing protein: protein MADDEWGDDRTEWGTDPTDGPDTERADEDDAATDSEWRFSLADLEDDEEGDNADGLSLYGEVKAGSPSAEHAVFVALGFALGLIAIWQLLP from the coding sequence ATGGCTGACGACGAGTGGGGCGACGACCGGACCGAGTGGGGAACTGATCCCACGGACGGACCAGATACCGAGAGAGCAGACGAAGACGACGCGGCGACCGACAGCGAGTGGCGGTTCTCACTTGCGGATCTAGAGGACGACGAGGAGGGAGACAACGCCGATGGGCTCTCGCTGTATGGCGAGGTCAAAGCCGGTTCACCCTCGGCGGAGCACGCGGTGTTCGTCGCCCTTGGTTTCGCCCTGGGACTGATCGCCATCTGGCAGTTACTCCCCTGA
- the metG gene encoding methionine--tRNA ligase: MSHDEFPTENPAVVTCGLPYANGDLHIGHLRTYVGGDVLTRSLEKLGQQTAFVSGSDMHGTPIAVQAIEDDIDPEAFALEYHEQYEETFPEFDVDFDNYGHTHQETNRELTHEIVEALEAAGYVDEQEIKVAWDPEDDQPLPDRYVVGTCPYCGETARGDECDEGCGRHLEPGEIEDPVSKISGNPAEYRERTHKFFEVSKLADYLSGFLDRLEGTANAKNQPRQWIEEGLQDWCITRDMDWGFDYPEVDDTGDDTAEDLVLYVWVDAPIEYIASTKQYTDRVGPEAYDWAETWKESGEIIHVIGRDIIQHHTIFWPAMLHVAEFNEPRAVVASGFMSLDGDAFSTSRNRAIWAREYLDEGFHPDLLRYYLTTVGGFQDDIDFSWDRFRERVNGELVGTVGNFAYRSLLFADRNYGGTPDADLSPDVEDRIEDAIEDFEAGVNDYSIRKATQAAVELASFGNEYIQRHEPWNLDDDEAAPIIRDCVQIAKAVAVLLQPTTPDTSRRLWAQLDEDGSIADVTLDAALESPPAEFGEPTELFEKIPAERVEALNEKLEARVAEATDSDDADGETESDDSEEAETADMDLEPLAADRIGFDDFQELDIRVGKIVDAEPIKDSDDLVRLDVDIGLETRQVVAGIKQLHDVETLPGTRVVLLANMEKAELFGYESNGMVLAASEEADLLTTHEDAPLGSKIK, from the coding sequence ATGAGTCACGACGAATTCCCGACGGAGAATCCCGCAGTGGTGACCTGCGGGTTGCCATACGCCAACGGCGATCTGCACATCGGTCACCTGCGAACCTACGTCGGCGGCGACGTGTTGACCCGTTCCCTGGAGAAACTCGGCCAGCAGACGGCCTTCGTCTCCGGGTCGGACATGCACGGGACGCCGATTGCAGTCCAGGCCATCGAGGACGACATCGACCCCGAAGCGTTCGCCCTGGAGTACCACGAACAGTACGAGGAGACGTTTCCGGAGTTCGACGTCGACTTCGACAACTACGGCCACACCCACCAGGAGACCAACCGGGAGTTGACCCACGAGATCGTCGAGGCCCTGGAGGCGGCGGGCTACGTCGACGAACAGGAGATCAAGGTCGCCTGGGATCCCGAAGACGACCAGCCCCTGCCTGATCGCTACGTGGTGGGAACCTGCCCCTACTGTGGCGAGACCGCCCGCGGTGACGAGTGTGACGAGGGCTGTGGTCGCCACCTCGAACCTGGCGAGATCGAGGATCCCGTTTCGAAGATCTCCGGCAACCCCGCGGAGTACCGCGAGCGCACGCACAAGTTCTTCGAAGTCTCGAAACTCGCCGACTATCTCTCTGGGTTCCTCGACCGACTGGAGGGGACCGCCAACGCGAAAAATCAGCCCCGCCAGTGGATCGAAGAGGGGCTCCAGGACTGGTGTATCACTCGGGACATGGACTGGGGATTCGACTATCCGGAGGTTGACGACACGGGCGACGACACTGCCGAAGACCTCGTCCTGTACGTCTGGGTCGACGCGCCGATCGAGTACATCGCCTCGACGAAGCAGTACACCGACCGTGTCGGTCCCGAGGCCTACGACTGGGCCGAAACCTGGAAAGAGAGCGGGGAGATCATCCACGTCATCGGACGGGACATCATCCAGCATCACACGATCTTCTGGCCCGCGATGCTCCACGTCGCCGAGTTCAACGAGCCACGCGCCGTCGTCGCCAGCGGGTTCATGAGTCTGGACGGTGATGCCTTCTCGACGAGCCGCAACCGCGCGATCTGGGCGCGGGAGTACCTCGATGAGGGCTTCCATCCGGATCTCCTCCGGTACTACCTCACGACCGTCGGCGGGTTCCAGGACGACATCGACTTTTCGTGGGATCGCTTCCGCGAGCGCGTCAACGGCGAACTCGTCGGGACGGTCGGCAACTTCGCCTACCGGTCGCTGCTCTTTGCCGACCGCAACTACGGTGGCACGCCCGACGCCGATCTCTCACCGGATGTCGAGGACCGCATCGAGGACGCAATCGAGGACTTCGAGGCCGGCGTCAACGACTATTCGATCCGGAAAGCAACCCAGGCCGCCGTCGAGCTGGCGAGCTTCGGCAACGAGTACATCCAGCGCCACGAACCGTGGAATCTGGACGACGACGAAGCGGCACCGATCATCCGCGACTGCGTCCAGATCGCCAAGGCCGTCGCCGTCTTGCTCCAGCCGACGACACCCGACACGTCCCGGCGTCTCTGGGCACAACTCGACGAGGACGGGTCGATCGCGGACGTGACCCTCGATGCCGCGCTCGAATCGCCGCCTGCCGAGTTCGGCGAACCGACGGAGCTCTTCGAGAAGATTCCCGCTGAACGCGTCGAAGCGCTCAACGAGAAGCTCGAAGCCCGCGTCGCGGAGGCGACCGACAGCGACGACGCAGACGGCGAAACCGAAAGCGACGACTCCGAGGAGGCCGAAACCGCGGACATGGACCTCGAACCGCTCGCCGCGGATCGGATCGGCTTCGATGATTTCCAGGAGTTAGACATTCGCGTCGGGAAAATCGTCGACGCGGAACCCATCAAGGACAGTGACGACCTCGTCCGCCTGGACGTCGATATCGGCCTCGAAACGCGGCAAGTCGTCGCCGGAATCAAGCAACTCCACGACGTCGAAACGCTCCCGGGGACGCGCGTCGTCCTGCTTGCGAACATGGAGAAAGCCGAGCTGTTCGGCTACGAGTCAAACGGTATGGTGCTCGCCGCCAGCGAGGAGGCCGATCTGTTGACGACACACGAGGATGCACCGCTCGGATCGAAGATCAAGTAA
- a CDS encoding LiaF transmembrane domain-containing protein, whose product MKRRNLTSQVVFGAIVIVVGLALLVETTDVYDAEILLQYVPSLFVLLGVYALVVSGFRNLFGPIAVIVVAAAWQLVTLEYVQAEAITELWPLLVVAFGLSLIINHYRSRSQSREISDASISAIGVFGGSGQRSTAAAFESADLTAIFGGVELDLRDAGIEDRPATINATAMFGGCEIAVPPEWNVRIDVLPIFGGAEDERKRRERNHDEIDLVVTGFAAFGGVSVTD is encoded by the coding sequence ATGAAACGCCGCAACCTCACGAGTCAGGTCGTTTTCGGTGCGATCGTGATCGTCGTCGGTCTCGCGTTGCTGGTCGAGACGACAGACGTCTACGACGCGGAAATCCTCCTGCAATACGTGCCGTCGTTGTTCGTCCTCCTCGGAGTGTACGCCCTCGTCGTCAGTGGCTTCCGGAACCTCTTTGGCCCGATCGCCGTCATCGTCGTGGCCGCCGCCTGGCAACTGGTCACGCTTGAGTACGTCCAGGCCGAAGCGATCACGGAGCTTTGGCCCCTGCTCGTCGTGGCCTTCGGTCTCTCGCTCATCATCAACCACTATCGATCACGATCGCAGTCACGGGAGATATCCGACGCATCCATCAGTGCGATCGGCGTCTTCGGCGGCAGCGGGCAGCGCTCGACGGCGGCCGCCTTCGAGAGCGCGGATCTGACCGCGATATTCGGCGGCGTCGAACTCGACCTCCGGGATGCGGGCATCGAGGATCGGCCGGCGACGATCAACGCGACGGCGATGTTCGGTGGCTGTGAGATCGCCGTCCCGCCCGAGTGGAACGTCCGGATAGATGTCCTGCCGATCTTCGGTGGTGCTGAGGACGAACGCAAGCGCCGCGAGCGCAATCACGACGAGATCGATCTTGTCGTGACCGGGTTCGCCGCGTTCGGTGGCGTCAGCGTTACGGATTGA
- a CDS encoding peptidoglycan-binding domain-containing protein, whose amino-acid sequence MHLTLGADGEAVQQLQELLAERGYDVGEIDGEYGRRTRDAVASFQREQGLEPTGSVGPDTAEELDLDVDFDMPAVPPERAKYKQLLAENPNYFGNHPELEYEPVLDITSNTDFEELTYVGYDPAAEQLEAVVSVKRDHGYGGDLCTDGSVEFVRFFIDRERNGDWENLGVGSTRVHDLPGPKPVAYTVTLELDEDEQPCGEPYLPRIRAVLSWNSKPKDKPEKLPVWGNRLDADIQIEPQWPTIPDLVDTALPESVIDGIDAGEGDPVDPPQLSPSQSLLTYQNTSVPPHRGGFTAFKSVVREPATAGLDLTTSALQPGDISLSDPVPDPIPIPDPEPEPVPIPEPEPDPIPIPDPEPVPEVPIDIPPELDIEIGEVLENLDETFENTGYEELGCVGYRSGLLTGVFTVKRPAGYSGGLCTQGSTEYVAFWEKDVSGGTWNYLGTGSVNVYDIPSIPGDGLQYAVHLPVDLSHHRQPCHDGPSLVRIRAVLSWEDKPPKSNPNFAPTWGNHHETIVQVSPGAEAIEEGRLAVGSVGNIFPADVKQTPPDADDTGTATGQAVMGGFQAKQAPFGGLVTITGRPMDGIDPDASGADALKYRVSVRPYKPGVSDAANPWKRVSNEFTVRSYDAPRINRRMQVDSDGFYTYVPKVINDVLAKWYTSDDGLYELKVEAKRGDGDPVHTDVVFEPDGTTDRKMLIRLDNTDPTASISITGVKSGSTSGGKAGDCGFFKVGNTIEGTFRADDKRLKGYSFDLDPDEEADDASVEETSGTKVLDRGGGDGTWELKTDWENGTVGRMNPCGYTVSMTVYDNTIVNNHYGGHHSGDSEGFCLLAANQKIVTGDDEDDDGNGSGSDSDEDSSNDG is encoded by the coding sequence ATGCATCTCACACTCGGTGCGGACGGCGAAGCGGTACAGCAACTCCAGGAACTGCTCGCGGAGCGCGGGTACGACGTCGGCGAGATCGACGGCGAGTACGGCCGCCGGACGAGGGATGCCGTGGCCTCGTTCCAGCGCGAACAAGGATTGGAACCGACGGGATCGGTCGGGCCGGACACCGCCGAGGAACTTGACCTCGATGTCGACTTCGACATGCCGGCGGTGCCGCCGGAACGCGCGAAGTACAAGCAGTTGCTCGCCGAGAACCCTAACTACTTCGGCAACCACCCGGAGCTGGAGTACGAACCAGTCCTCGACATCACCAGCAACACCGATTTCGAGGAACTAACCTACGTGGGGTACGATCCCGCCGCCGAGCAACTTGAAGCAGTTGTCTCGGTCAAACGTGACCACGGGTACGGGGGCGACCTCTGTACTGACGGGTCCGTCGAGTTCGTCCGATTTTTCATCGACCGCGAGCGCAACGGTGACTGGGAGAACCTCGGCGTCGGCTCGACCCGGGTCCACGACCTGCCGGGACCCAAGCCGGTCGCGTATACAGTCACGCTCGAACTCGACGAGGACGAACAGCCCTGCGGGGAGCCATATCTCCCGCGGATCCGAGCGGTGTTGAGCTGGAACAGCAAGCCGAAGGACAAACCCGAGAAGCTCCCCGTGTGGGGTAACCGGCTGGATGCCGACATCCAGATCGAACCTCAGTGGCCGACCATCCCTGACCTCGTCGACACTGCGCTCCCCGAATCGGTCATCGACGGGATCGACGCGGGCGAAGGGGACCCGGTCGATCCACCACAGCTGAGTCCGTCCCAGTCACTGCTCACGTACCAGAACACCAGCGTCCCGCCTCATCGCGGCGGATTCACCGCGTTCAAGTCCGTCGTACGTGAGCCCGCGACCGCCGGCCTTGATCTCACCACGTCGGCGCTGCAACCCGGGGACATCTCCCTCTCGGATCCCGTCCCTGATCCGATCCCGATACCCGATCCGGAGCCCGAACCGGTTCCGATTCCCGAGCCAGAACCCGACCCCATTCCGATACCCGACCCTGAACCAGTCCCCGAGGTTCCCATCGACATCCCGCCGGAACTCGACATCGAGATCGGCGAGGTTCTGGAAAACCTCGACGAAACGTTCGAGAACACGGGTTACGAAGAGCTCGGCTGTGTTGGCTATCGATCCGGGCTACTCACGGGCGTGTTCACCGTCAAGCGGCCGGCCGGGTACTCCGGTGGGCTCTGTACGCAGGGAAGCACCGAATACGTCGCGTTCTGGGAGAAGGATGTCTCGGGCGGGACCTGGAACTACCTCGGGACCGGCTCGGTCAACGTCTATGACATCCCCTCGATTCCGGGCGACGGTCTCCAGTATGCGGTCCACCTGCCCGTCGATCTCAGTCATCATCGACAGCCATGTCACGACGGGCCGAGCCTGGTTCGTATTCGCGCCGTGCTCTCCTGGGAGGACAAGCCGCCAAAGAGCAACCCCAACTTCGCACCGACCTGGGGCAACCACCACGAGACGATCGTCCAGGTTTCCCCCGGTGCCGAGGCGATCGAGGAAGGCCGGCTCGCTGTCGGCAGTGTCGGGAACATCTTCCCCGCGGACGTCAAACAGACGCCGCCAGACGCCGACGACACCGGGACCGCTACCGGCCAGGCCGTCATGGGCGGGTTCCAGGCCAAACAGGCACCCTTCGGCGGGTTGGTGACGATCACCGGCCGGCCGATGGACGGAATCGACCCGGACGCCAGCGGAGCCGATGCCCTCAAGTACCGGGTGTCGGTGCGGCCCTACAAACCGGGTGTTAGCGACGCCGCCAACCCCTGGAAACGGGTCTCCAACGAGTTCACCGTCCGGAGTTACGACGCCCCCCGAATCAACAGGCGGATGCAGGTCGACAGTGACGGCTTCTATACGTACGTGCCGAAGGTGATCAACGACGTCCTCGCGAAGTGGTACACCAGCGACGACGGTCTCTACGAACTGAAGGTCGAGGCAAAGCGGGGTGACGGCGATCCGGTCCACACCGATGTCGTGTTCGAGCCGGACGGCACGACCGACCGGAAGATGCTCATCCGGTTAGACAACACCGACCCCACGGCCTCGATCTCGATAACGGGCGTCAAGTCCGGGTCCACATCGGGGGGCAAGGCCGGCGACTGTGGCTTCTTCAAGGTCGGAAACACCATCGAGGGAACGTTCAGGGCCGACGACAAGCGTCTGAAAGGGTATTCTTTCGACCTTGACCCCGACGAAGAAGCCGACGATGCCAGCGTCGAAGAGACATCGGGAACGAAAGTACTGGACCGTGGCGGCGGCGACGGGACCTGGGAACTCAAAACAGACTGGGAGAATGGCACGGTCGGCCGGATGAACCCCTGTGGGTACACCGTTAGCATGACCGTCTACGACAATACGATCGTCAACAATCACTACGGCGGCCATCACTCGGGTGACTCCGAAGGCTTCTGTCTCCTCGCGGCCAACCAGAAGATTGTGACTGGGGATGATGAGGACGACGATGGGAACGGCTCCGGAAGTGACTCGGACGAGGACAGTTCGAACGACGGGTAA
- the glmU gene encoding bifunctional sugar-1-phosphate nucleotidylyltransferase/acetyltransferase, producing MQTVILAAGQGTRMGPLTESTPKPMLPVAGRPLVAHVADAAVDAGASELVVVVGYEAEAVRSFFGDTYRDVPVTFAVQAEQAGTADAVRAARPELDGAFAVLNGDNLYDPAAVEQLFESAPSLATYEVDDPSNYGVVSITDGIVTDIVEKPADPPTTYANTGAYVFPEAAIDWLDVPESERGEYEITDVVAQVIDAHEVTPVPLSRWRDVGRPWELLEANETLLAELDGTVDGTVSDDAELRGTVVVEAGATIEPGVVIEGPVYVSRGASVGPNAYLRGGTFLGADVHVGNGVEIKNSVIRRGTNVPHLSYVGDSVLGQDVNFGAGTNVANLRHDGATVHLTVKGDRISTGRRKFGVVVGDGVKTGINTSLEPGVTLSGGTVTEPGERVRRDR from the coding sequence ATGCAGACAGTCATTCTCGCCGCCGGGCAGGGGACTCGGATGGGGCCGCTGACGGAGTCGACGCCGAAGCCGATGCTACCCGTCGCCGGTCGTCCATTAGTCGCACACGTGGCGGACGCGGCCGTGGACGCCGGTGCGTCGGAACTCGTCGTCGTCGTGGGCTACGAGGCCGAGGCAGTCCGGTCGTTCTTCGGCGATACGTATCGCGATGTGCCAGTCACGTTCGCCGTCCAGGCGGAACAGGCGGGCACCGCGGACGCCGTCCGGGCCGCACGCCCGGAACTCGACGGCGCGTTCGCGGTGTTGAACGGCGACAACCTCTATGATCCCGCAGCGGTCGAACAACTGTTCGAAAGCGCTCCCTCACTGGCGACCTACGAGGTCGACGATCCATCGAACTACGGTGTCGTGTCGATCACAGACGGCATCGTCACCGACATCGTCGAGAAACCGGCGGATCCGCCCACGACGTACGCGAACACCGGCGCGTACGTCTTCCCGGAAGCGGCGATCGACTGGCTCGACGTCCCCGAAAGTGAACGCGGCGAGTACGAGATCACGGACGTCGTCGCCCAGGTGATCGACGCCCACGAGGTGACGCCGGTGCCCCTCTCACGCTGGCGAGACGTGGGCCGCCCATGGGAGCTGCTCGAAGCCAACGAGACCCTGCTTGCGGAACTCGATGGGACGGTCGACGGGACCGTCAGCGACGACGCGGAACTGCGGGGGACGGTCGTCGTCGAGGCCGGCGCGACCATCGAACCGGGCGTCGTGATCGAAGGGCCAGTGTACGTCAGTCGCGGTGCGTCGGTCGGCCCGAACGCGTACCTTCGCGGGGGGACCTTTCTGGGAGCGGACGTTCACGTCGGCAACGGCGTCGAGATCAAAAACAGCGTGATCCGCCGCGGGACGAACGTTCCGCATCTCTCCTACGTCGGCGACAGCGTCCTCGGCCAGGACGTCAACTTCGGGGCCGGGACGAACGTCGCCAATCTTCGCCACGACGGTGCGACCGTTCACCTGACAGTCAAAGGCGATCGGATCTCGACGGGACGGCGCAAGTTCGGCGTCGTCGTCGGCGACGGCGTCAAAACCGGCATCAACACGAGCCTGGAGCCTGGCGTCACGCTGTCGGGCGGGACGGTCACCGAACCCGGCGAGCGCGTGCGTCGCGATCGGTGA